The following are encoded together in the Glycine soja cultivar W05 chromosome 5, ASM419377v2, whole genome shotgun sequence genome:
- the LOC114411085 gene encoding uncharacterized protein LOC114411085: protein MLLYTKFMKDILTKKGKYIGKESIVVGGNCSAVIKRKLPKKFNDHGSMTIPCTIGNESVGKALIDLGANIKLMPLSMCRKIGNLKIDSTKMTLQLANQSITRPYRVVEDALVKVRHFTFPVDFVIMDIEEDTNIPLILGRPFMPIANYVVDMGNGNLEMCVDDQKVTFNLFEAIKYPEEDRRCFKVEKIDKEDIGALQTT, encoded by the coding sequence ATGTTGCTCTACACCAAATTCATGAAGGACATCCTCACCAAGAAGGGGAAGTACATTGGCAAAGAGAGCATTGTGGTGGGAGGCAATTGCAGTGCAGTGATAAAGAGGAAGCTACCCAAGAAATTTAATGACCACGGGAGCATGACAATCCCTTGCACCATAGGGAATGAGTCAGTAGGGAAGGCTCTCATTGACTTAGGGGCAAACATCAAATTGATGCCCCTGTCAATGTGTAGAAAAATTGGAAATTTGAAGATAGACTCTACCAAGATGACGCTCCAGCTCGCAAACCAATCAATCACAAGACCGTACAGGGTAGTGGAAGATGCCCTGGTCAAAGTCCGCCATTTTACTTTTCCGGTAGATTTTGTCATCATGGATATAGAAGAAGATACAAATATTCCTCTTATCTTAGGCAGACCCTTCATGCCGATTGCCAACTACGTGGTGGATATGGGGAATGGCAATCTGGAAATGTGCGTCGACGACCAAAAGGTAACCTTCAACCTTTTCGAAGCAATTAAATACCCAGAGGAAGATAGAAGGTGCTTCAAGGTGGAGAAAATCGATAAAGAAGACATCGGTGCTCTTCAAACCACATAG